In the genome of Dickeya fangzhongdai, one region contains:
- a CDS encoding NAD(P)/FAD-dependent oxidoreductase — protein MQKKSVLVIGGGAAGHQIAYQLRDAANVTLVDPKTYWEVPMAVPRLLVAPDSLPAQIPYDSFIGTVRFIQGKAVGLTDHNAHVALTDGSEGTVSFDYAVIATGSAYIDPLIKAQAPLSTSRTAEIRSMHKRLREARSVVVAGAGPVGIEIAAELCEAFPDLAITVVHSGKTVLNSAPDKFPQWAEKDLRDKGVKFALNDRVVLPAPGEQPVDGKVVTHSGLMLAADVVIWAAGAKPVTDFVARSWPEAVQRNGLINVDHYLRVEGHDRVFAAGDITNLPENRLAIIAGLHAKSIVANIKLLIAANQPSEARLKPYKPVQPGKGMGKVMVVTLGRNDGLTSLPFGQFRAPFFARKIKARDMLVGMSRKAVGL, from the coding sequence ATGCAAAAGAAATCTGTCCTTGTTATTGGCGGTGGGGCGGCAGGGCACCAGATCGCTTATCAACTGCGCGATGCGGCGAACGTGACCCTCGTTGATCCCAAAACCTACTGGGAAGTGCCGATGGCGGTCCCGCGTTTGCTGGTCGCTCCTGACAGTCTGCCGGCGCAAATCCCTTATGACAGCTTCATCGGCACGGTGCGGTTCATACAGGGTAAAGCGGTGGGGTTGACCGACCACAACGCGCACGTGGCGCTGACGGATGGCAGCGAAGGCACGGTGTCATTCGATTATGCGGTGATCGCCACCGGGTCAGCGTATATCGATCCGCTTATCAAGGCCCAGGCGCCGTTGAGTACAAGCCGCACCGCCGAAATCCGGTCGATGCACAAACGTCTGCGGGAGGCACGCTCCGTGGTGGTGGCGGGGGCCGGGCCGGTTGGTATCGAGATTGCCGCAGAGCTGTGCGAGGCGTTTCCCGATCTGGCAATCACCGTGGTTCACAGTGGTAAGACGGTACTGAATAGCGCACCGGACAAATTTCCCCAATGGGCGGAAAAAGATCTGCGCGACAAAGGCGTTAAATTTGCGCTCAACGATCGCGTTGTGCTGCCCGCGCCCGGTGAACAGCCTGTGGACGGTAAGGTCGTCACTCACTCGGGACTTATGCTCGCGGCCGATGTCGTCATCTGGGCGGCGGGAGCGAAGCCGGTGACTGATTTTGTGGCCAGATCGTGGCCTGAGGCGGTGCAACGCAACGGCTTGATCAACGTCGATCACTATCTGCGTGTGGAAGGTCATGACCGGGTGTTCGCTGCCGGTGATATTACTAACCTGCCTGAAAACCGGCTGGCGATTATCGCCGGGCTGCACGCCAAATCGATTGTTGCGAACATCAAGCTGTTGATAGCCGCGAATCAGCCGTCCGAGGCCAGGCTTAAACCTTACAAACCGGTACAGCCCGGTAAAGGCATGGGTAAAGTCATGGTGGTCACGCTTGGCCGCAACGACGGTCTGACTTCGCTACCGTTCGGTCAATTCCGGGCGCCATTTTTCGCCCGCAAGATCAAAGCGCGCGATATGCTGGTGGGGATGTCACGCAAGGCCGTTGGCCTTTGA
- a CDS encoding pirin family protein: MAHHQAFSATTRPIVHRTSGQRLGPLTRMMSPGDLGQWVKPFVFLDLFESVPSTGTGFRPHPHSGIATLTTFLEGSMTYGDTTGKQGAMTAGSVEWMRAGSGVWHAGEPAPDHMMRGYQLWIALPPSLELAPAQSLYLEPEQIARDGPARILLGRYGDKVSPIPLPVSITYLHVRLADGERWTYQPAADHDTAWLALNSGKLHVGGTVLERELAVFAQGNEAIGMTAEGEVELVIGSAAKHPHPLVMGAYSVHTCIEALAEGERTINQLQHSPAFAALNRREARWS; the protein is encoded by the coding sequence ATGGCACATCATCAGGCTTTCTCTGCGACAACGCGCCCCATCGTTCACCGCACTTCGGGTCAACGCCTTGGTCCTCTCACCCGGATGATGTCACCGGGCGATCTGGGGCAGTGGGTCAAGCCGTTCGTTTTTCTGGATCTGTTCGAGTCTGTGCCCTCAACCGGCACGGGGTTCAGACCGCATCCGCATTCGGGTATTGCAACGCTCACCACTTTCCTCGAAGGCAGCATGACCTATGGCGATACCACCGGAAAACAGGGGGCGATGACCGCGGGATCGGTCGAGTGGATGCGTGCCGGCAGCGGGGTGTGGCACGCCGGCGAGCCTGCGCCAGACCACATGATGCGTGGATATCAGCTCTGGATTGCGCTGCCGCCATCGCTTGAGCTTGCGCCTGCGCAGAGCCTGTATCTGGAACCGGAACAGATCGCGCGCGACGGGCCGGCGCGCATCCTGCTTGGTCGCTATGGCGACAAAGTCAGCCCGATTCCGCTGCCCGTGTCCATCACCTACCTTCACGTCCGACTGGCGGACGGCGAACGCTGGACCTACCAACCCGCCGCCGATCACGATACGGCGTGGCTGGCGCTGAACAGCGGCAAGCTGCATGTCGGCGGTACGGTGCTTGAGCGCGAACTGGCGGTGTTCGCGCAAGGTAATGAGGCAATCGGGATGACGGCCGAGGGCGAGGTCGAGCTGGTCATCGGTTCAGCGGCTAAACATCCGCATCCGCTCGTGATGGGCGCGTATTCAGTTCACACCTGTATCGAGGCGCTCGCCGAAGGCGAACGTACGATCAACCAACTGCAACACAGCCCGGCGTTCGCCGCGCTTAACCGCCGCGAAGCGCGGTGGTCATAA
- a CDS encoding FMN-dependent NADH-azoreductase, producing the protein MSILHIDSSILDSHSVSRLLSADIVARQRDIHPEKTVIRRDLVADAALHLSPDHLAVFQGGTPGTPALGQDIVLGGVYINELFAADVIVIGAPMYNFSIPSQLKGWIDRVLVAGRTFRYTENGPEGLLPAGKKVFIASARGGIYSGASPAAQFDHQEPYLTAALNFIGLTDITIIRAEGLALGDEAKTAAIARARAEIDALIA; encoded by the coding sequence GTGAGCATTCTGCATATTGATTCCAGCATTCTCGACAGCCATTCCGTGAGCCGCCTGCTGTCAGCCGACATTGTGGCCAGACAACGCGACATTCATCCGGAGAAAACCGTTATTCGTCGGGATCTCGTCGCTGACGCGGCATTACATCTGTCCCCCGACCATCTCGCCGTTTTTCAGGGCGGTACGCCGGGCACGCCGGCGCTTGGTCAAGATATCGTCCTTGGCGGCGTTTACATCAACGAGTTGTTCGCCGCCGACGTCATCGTCATCGGCGCGCCGATGTACAACTTCTCGATCCCTTCCCAGCTCAAAGGTTGGATCGACCGCGTTCTGGTCGCCGGGCGTACCTTCCGCTACACCGAAAACGGGCCGGAAGGACTGCTGCCGGCCGGCAAGAAGGTTTTCATCGCCTCGGCGCGCGGCGGCATCTACAGCGGCGCCAGCCCGGCGGCTCAATTCGATCATCAGGAACCCTATCTGACGGCCGCGCTCAATTTCATCGGCCTGACCGATATCACCATTATTCGTGCGGAAGGTCTGGCGCTCGGCGATGAAGCAAAAACCGCGGCGATTGCCAGGGCCAGAGCGGAAATCGACGCGCTCATCGCCTGA
- a CDS encoding LysR family transcriptional regulator: MLDGVSLDQLRTFIAAVDEGSFSAAARRLRRAQSAISELVRGLEEQLDVTLFDRSGRYPRLTPAGTALLSNARNIVAGVDAMKSRAKGMAAGLEPELTVVVDVFFPIDVLTDAAKAFREQFPDVPLRVYVEALGAAYQPVLDRHASVGIVGFLPVTPPGIVTEPLARVAFAMVAAADHPLAALQGPIPRQELANHVQLVLTDRSEHSKGREFGVMSPKTWRLADLFAKHAFLLNGLGWGGMPMHTIQSDLESGRLVKLTIEDEPVSEPSMLMSAVYRIDNPPGPAGRWLIERMTACSRHRPV, from the coding sequence ATGCTCGATGGCGTGTCGCTGGATCAATTACGAACATTCATTGCTGCGGTTGATGAAGGAAGCTTCTCGGCGGCGGCGCGTCGGCTCAGGCGCGCGCAGTCCGCCATCAGCGAGCTGGTACGCGGTCTGGAAGAGCAGCTTGATGTTACGCTTTTTGATCGCAGCGGCCGCTACCCGAGGCTGACGCCGGCGGGGACGGCGTTACTGTCCAACGCCCGCAATATCGTCGCCGGCGTTGACGCCATGAAATCACGCGCCAAAGGCATGGCCGCCGGGCTGGAGCCTGAACTGACCGTCGTGGTCGACGTCTTCTTCCCGATTGACGTGCTGACTGACGCGGCCAAAGCGTTCCGTGAACAGTTTCCCGACGTGCCATTACGCGTCTATGTTGAAGCGCTGGGAGCGGCGTATCAGCCGGTACTGGACAGGCACGCCAGCGTCGGCATCGTCGGTTTTCTTCCGGTGACGCCACCGGGCATCGTCACCGAACCCTTAGCCCGCGTCGCCTTCGCTATGGTCGCCGCCGCGGACCACCCGCTCGCCGCGTTGCAGGGGCCGATCCCCAGACAGGAACTCGCCAACCATGTCCAACTGGTACTGACCGATCGCTCTGAGCACTCCAAAGGGCGAGAGTTTGGCGTCATGTCCCCCAAAACCTGGCGGCTGGCGGACCTGTTTGCCAAACATGCTTTTTTGCTCAATGGGTTGGGATGGGGCGGCATGCCGATGCATACCATCCAGTCGGACCTTGAGAGCGGACGCCTTGTAAAGCTTACCATTGAGGATGAACCGGTCAGCGAGCCGTCCATGCTGATGTCGGCCGTGTACCGCATTGATAACCCGCCGGGCCCCGCAGGCCGCTGGCTTATCGAACGCATGACCGCCTGTTCCCGCCATCGCCCGGTCTGA
- a CDS encoding LacI family DNA-binding transcriptional regulator — translation MKSKSATLEDVARHAGVSYQTVSRVLNKSANVSESTRRKVEQSIELLRYVPNRLAQQLVGKQSMTIGLVTTSLALHAPSQVAAAVKRYANMESYQVLISMIDENVNHSIQDSINELKSQRVDKVIINVPLETEEAEHIAADNDDILCLFLDVDPYSSVFNVSFNPADGTRASVKYLYELGHRDFALLAGPAGSVSARLRLKNWLETLDGYGLTPTTVIHGNWDAQSGYAGALQMLRETPQFSAVLVANDQMALGVLSAFHQNQLTIPGQKSVIGYDGTYESSFFHPALTTVSLDLDLQGKEAVHRLLNANDSDMQRSSSILPARLVIRNSTGPRIDEQRDLQQIAEELRLIAHRLSQ, via the coding sequence ATGAAGTCGAAAAGCGCTACGTTAGAAGATGTTGCCCGCCACGCGGGTGTTTCTTATCAGACGGTATCGCGGGTGCTGAACAAATCTGCGAATGTCTCCGAGTCCACGCGCCGCAAGGTAGAGCAGTCCATCGAGCTGTTGCGTTATGTTCCCAACCGGCTGGCACAGCAACTGGTGGGTAAACAGAGCATGACGATAGGGCTGGTGACCACGTCGCTGGCCTTGCACGCGCCTTCGCAGGTAGCGGCGGCGGTGAAAAGATATGCGAATATGGAAAGCTATCAGGTGCTGATTTCCATGATTGATGAGAACGTCAATCATAGCATTCAGGATTCTATCAATGAACTCAAGTCACAGCGGGTTGATAAGGTTATCATCAACGTGCCGCTGGAGACGGAAGAAGCAGAGCACATCGCCGCCGACAATGACGATATTCTCTGCTTGTTTCTGGATGTTGACCCTTACAGTTCGGTATTCAACGTGTCGTTTAATCCGGCGGACGGCACGCGGGCCAGCGTGAAGTATCTGTATGAACTGGGGCACCGCGACTTTGCTTTACTGGCGGGGCCGGCCGGTTCGGTTTCGGCGCGCTTGCGACTGAAAAACTGGCTGGAAACCCTGGATGGGTACGGCCTGACGCCGACAACGGTGATTCACGGCAATTGGGATGCGCAAAGCGGCTACGCCGGCGCACTGCAGATGCTGCGCGAAACGCCGCAGTTCAGCGCGGTGCTGGTCGCCAACGATCAAATGGCGCTCGGCGTCTTGAGCGCTTTTCATCAGAATCAGCTGACCATCCCCGGCCAGAAATCGGTGATTGGTTACGACGGCACGTATGAAAGTTCGTTTTTCCATCCGGCGCTGACCACCGTCTCGCTGGACCTCGACCTGCAGGGCAAGGAAGCGGTGCACCGTCTGCTGAACGCCAACGACAGCGACATGCAGCGATCGTCGTCCATCCTGCCGGCCAGGCTGGTGATCCGTAATTCCACCGGCCCCCGCATTGATGAACAGCGCGATTTACAGCAAATCGCCGAAGAACTGCGCTTGATTGCGCATCGGTTGAGTCAGTAG